From Flavobacterium alkalisoli, the proteins below share one genomic window:
- a CDS encoding SDR family oxidoreductase — MKTTGNTILITGGSAGIGFEIARQFVQQGNKVIITGRDAARLEKAKAELGNVTAIQFDVTSAADVDALTERIKAEFPELNILINNAGRALIHNLAESRSYDIAVDEMTTNYFSVLRLTDKLLPLLKEQNEAAVLNVSSVVAYVPTQHLPTYAASKAALHSYTTSLRLALTGTSVKVFELMPPLVNTELSKEIGGENGIAPSVVAEDVLDAIAGNRYEIRTGQTEDVYQLSLANPAEALKVMNTVA, encoded by the coding sequence ATGAAAACAACAGGAAATACCATTTTAATAACCGGCGGGAGTGCCGGTATAGGTTTTGAAATTGCAAGACAGTTTGTACAGCAGGGCAACAAGGTGATAATTACAGGAAGAGATGCAGCAAGGCTTGAAAAAGCAAAAGCAGAATTAGGCAATGTAACCGCAATACAGTTTGATGTTACCAGTGCAGCTGATGTGGATGCTCTTACCGAAAGGATAAAAGCAGAATTCCCTGAGCTGAATATCCTTATCAATAATGCAGGTAGGGCACTTATACATAACCTGGCGGAATCAAGGTCGTATGATATAGCGGTGGACGAAATGACAACCAATTACTTTTCGGTACTTCGACTTACCGATAAACTTCTGCCATTGCTAAAAGAACAAAATGAGGCGGCTGTACTTAATGTATCTTCGGTAGTAGCTTATGTTCCAACACAACACCTGCCAACTTATGCGGCCTCAAAAGCCGCGCTTCATTCGTATACAACATCATTGCGTTTGGCCTTAACAGGAACTTCAGTTAAGGTGTTTGAGCTGATGCCTCCTCTAGTGAACACTGAACTTTCTAAAGAGATAGGGGGAGAGAATGGCATTGCTCCGTCAGTAGTGGCAGAGGATGTGCTGGATGCCATTGCAGGAAACAGGTATGAGATACGTACCGGGCAAACAGAAGATGTTTATCAATTAAGCCTTGCCAATCCGGCTGAGGCTCTAAAAGTTATGAATACGGTGGCTTAA
- a CDS encoding acetyl-CoA C-acyltransferase, translating to MRDVFIVAAKRTPIGGFLGSLSGFTATELGKIAIEGIMNEIEFPKDKVDSVYMGNVLSANLGQSPARQAAVFAGLPVEADATTINKVCASGLKAVITGAQQIQLGADNSVVAGGMESMSNVPHYITQRKSTKLGNTEVIDGLLKDGLTDVYNGFHMGNAAEICAREYHLSRENQDAYALQSYEKAATAFSQGKFNKEIIPVTVNGTTISADEDVYKLIPEKVAKLKPVFEEGGTITAANASNLNDGAAALLLVSEEMVKEYNLKPLAKIKGYADAAQAPEWFTTSPAIAIPKALEQAGLTKEDIDYYEINEAYAAVILANSKILDIDMDKINVYGGGVAMGHPIGASGARIVVTLLSVLKQEGGKYGVAAICNGGGGASALVIENLQ from the coding sequence ATGAGAGATGTATTTATAGTGGCTGCAAAAAGAACCCCAATAGGCGGGTTTTTAGGTAGCCTTTCGGGTTTTACCGCAACGGAGTTAGGTAAAATTGCCATTGAGGGTATAATGAATGAAATAGAGTTTCCAAAAGACAAGGTAGACTCTGTGTATATGGGAAATGTGCTATCGGCAAATTTAGGTCAGTCTCCCGCAAGGCAGGCGGCAGTATTTGCCGGACTGCCGGTTGAGGCAGATGCCACAACGATAAACAAGGTATGTGCTTCGGGGCTAAAGGCTGTTATCACAGGAGCCCAACAAATACAGTTGGGGGCTGATAATTCGGTTGTGGCAGGAGGAATGGAAAGCATGAGTAATGTACCCCACTATATAACCCAGCGCAAGAGCACCAAACTTGGTAATACGGAAGTTATAGACGGTTTATTAAAAGATGGCCTGACCGATGTTTACAATGGCTTTCACATGGGGAACGCGGCAGAGATTTGTGCCAGGGAATACCATCTGTCAAGGGAAAATCAGGATGCTTATGCCTTACAGTCTTATGAAAAGGCCGCAACAGCATTTAGTCAGGGTAAGTTTAATAAGGAAATAATCCCGGTTACGGTTAATGGAACGACAATTTCGGCAGACGAGGATGTTTATAAACTTATTCCGGAAAAGGTAGCCAAACTAAAACCTGTTTTTGAAGAAGGAGGTACTATTACAGCTGCTAATGCCAGTAACCTTAATGACGGAGCTGCTGCCTTATTATTAGTTTCTGAAGAAATGGTAAAGGAGTATAACCTGAAACCACTGGCAAAGATTAAAGGTTATGCAGATGCTGCCCAGGCACCCGAATGGTTTACCACATCGCCGGCAATAGCTATTCCTAAAGCGTTAGAGCAGGCAGGACTTACCAAAGAGGATATTGATTATTATGAAATTAATGAAGCCTATGCTGCAGTAATACTGGCAAACAGTAAAATTCTGGATATAGATATGGATAAGATAAATGTTTATGGAGGTGGTGTGGCTATGGGACACCCTATAGGGGCATCGGGAGCAAGGATAGTGGTAACGCTTTTATCGGTACTTAAACAGGAAGGCGGTAAATATGGTGTTGCTGCAATTTGTAACGGAGGCGGAGGAGCTTCTGCATTAGTAATTGAAAATTTACAGTAA
- a CDS encoding PaaI family thioesterase, with the protein MEKASEFLKQFLGKTVENSPSAFMNWLNPVMVAVQPESLTFQYTVRKEMTNPFGILHGGVTAAMIDDAIGATFISMGEPYYHITVNLAVDYFASAREGDIITATSTVIKKGKQIVNAQCEIWNEDHTKLIARGYTNLIKTEIK; encoded by the coding sequence ATGGAAAAGGCATCAGAATTCCTGAAACAGTTTTTAGGTAAAACAGTAGAGAACTCGCCATCGGCTTTTATGAATTGGTTAAATCCGGTTATGGTAGCTGTGCAGCCTGAAAGTCTCACTTTTCAGTATACGGTAAGAAAAGAAATGACCAATCCGTTCGGGATACTCCATGGTGGGGTAACGGCAGCTATGATAGATGATGCCATAGGGGCAACTTTTATAAGTATGGGCGAACCCTATTATCATATAACTGTAAATCTGGCTGTAGACTATTTTGCTTCGGCTCGAGAAGGGGATATTATTACAGCGACATCAACAGTGATAAAAAAAGGAAAGCAGATTGTAAATGCACAGTGTGAGATATGGAATGAAGACCATACCAAGCTCATAGCAAGAGGCTATACCAATCTGATAAAAACCGAAATAAAATAA
- the fabF gene encoding beta-ketoacyl-ACP synthase II encodes MKKVAITGLGAITPLGNSVEEFWQNIIAGKSGAGPITKFDASKFKTQFACEVKSFSPEDYLERKEIKKYDLFTQYAIAATDEAIQDAGLDFGTMTQEQRFDVGVIWASGNGGIGTFEEQLDEFHKGDGTPRFNPFFIPKMIVDIAAGVISIRNGLHGPNYATVSACASSNTALIAAYDAIRLGRANIMIAGGSEAAITPASIGGFNASQALSKRNDDPQGASRPFDANRDGFVAGEGAGALILEEWEHAVSRGAKIYAELTGGGMAADAYHLTATPADGIGALLGMQKALNDAGLTPDKIDYINTHATSTPLGDISELVAVKTLFGNHTPAISATKSMTGHLLGAAGAIESIISVLAIQNNIIPPTINTQNIDSAIPSGLNIITQQAVKTKVNYVLNNTFGFGGHTASTIFKKV; translated from the coding sequence ATGAAAAAAGTAGCCATAACAGGACTTGGTGCCATTACCCCGTTGGGTAATTCGGTAGAAGAGTTCTGGCAGAATATAATAGCGGGTAAAAGTGGTGCGGGACCTATAACAAAGTTTGATGCCTCTAAGTTTAAAACGCAGTTTGCCTGTGAGGTTAAGAGTTTTAGCCCGGAAGATTATTTAGAGCGCAAGGAGATAAAGAAATACGATCTTTTTACCCAATATGCCATAGCTGCCACTGATGAAGCAATACAGGATGCAGGCTTGGATTTCGGAACAATGACACAGGAACAGCGATTTGATGTAGGTGTTATTTGGGCTTCGGGTAACGGCGGTATAGGTACGTTTGAGGAGCAGCTGGATGAGTTTCATAAAGGAGATGGTACCCCGCGTTTCAATCCGTTTTTTATCCCTAAGATGATTGTGGATATTGCAGCAGGGGTTATCTCTATACGTAATGGTTTACACGGACCTAATTATGCTACGGTTTCTGCCTGTGCCTCATCAAACACGGCGCTAATTGCTGCTTATGATGCCATTAGGCTGGGCAGGGCAAACATTATGATAGCGGGAGGTAGTGAAGCAGCTATAACTCCTGCTTCTATTGGTGGTTTTAATGCTTCTCAGGCACTTTCAAAACGAAATGATGATCCACAGGGAGCCTCAAGGCCTTTTGATGCAAACAGAGATGGGTTTGTTGCCGGAGAAGGTGCAGGCGCCCTTATATTGGAGGAATGGGAACATGCTGTTAGCCGTGGTGCAAAAATATATGCAGAACTTACCGGGGGCGGTATGGCTGCAGACGCTTATCATTTAACAGCTACCCCTGCCGATGGTATAGGTGCATTGCTGGGTATGCAAAAAGCCCTTAATGATGCAGGGCTTACACCCGATAAGATAGACTATATCAATACCCATGCTACATCTACTCCGTTAGGAGATATAAGTGAGCTTGTAGCGGTTAAAACGCTTTTTGGTAATCATACTCCGGCTATAAGTGCCACAAAATCCATGACGGGGCATTTACTGGGTGCTGCCGGCGCCATAGAAAGTATTATAAGTGTACTGGCTATACAAAATAATATTATCCCTCCTACAATCAATACACAAAACATTGACAGTGCAATCCCTTCGGGGCTCAATATAATTACACAGCAGGCCGTAAAAACCAAAGTGAATTATGTACTTAACAACACTTTTGGCTTTGGAGGGCATACAGCCAGTACCATTTTTAAGAAAGTTTAA
- a CDS encoding mechanosensitive ion channel family protein codes for MNFSNLDTNLIKFIAISVVGLVIVFTIVFYVLKKVGKNPKNILPVNFAHRIKIPLVLFIAALALRIGVASDVFNEKASKAIAHIGTLLFILSVTWFLIIFVKVLKASFVKKYDISVSDNLTARRVYTQFSILERVVVFLIIVCAIGVALMSFESIRSIGVSFLTSAGIAGIIIGFSAQKALGTLLAGIQIAITQPIRLDDVVIVEGEWGRIEEITLTYVVVKIWDKRRLVVPTPYFIEKPFQNWTRNSAEILGTVFIYTDFQVEVDKLRTELTRLLEGSDLWDGQVNVLQVTDARERVMEIRALMSSKDSSISWDLRVYVREKLIEFIQKNYPDSLPRTRIALKEEPKGVDTNNDE; via the coding sequence ATGAATTTTTCTAATCTTGACACTAACCTCATAAAATTTATTGCAATAAGTGTAGTAGGTTTGGTAATTGTCTTTACTATAGTTTTTTATGTACTAAAAAAGGTAGGTAAAAACCCTAAAAACATACTTCCTGTAAATTTTGCCCATCGCATAAAAATTCCGCTGGTTCTTTTTATAGCTGCGCTTGCCCTGCGAATAGGCGTAGCCAGTGATGTTTTTAACGAGAAAGCCTCTAAGGCAATAGCGCATATCGGGACACTATTGTTTATACTAAGTGTTACGTGGTTCCTAATAATTTTTGTGAAAGTGCTTAAGGCAAGCTTTGTAAAGAAGTATGACATCTCGGTGTCGGATAATCTTACCGCTCGCCGGGTATATACACAATTCTCCATACTGGAAAGGGTGGTGGTCTTTCTTATTATTGTATGTGCCATAGGAGTGGCACTTATGAGCTTTGAAAGCATACGGTCTATAGGGGTGAGTTTCCTGACCTCGGCAGGTATAGCAGGTATCATTATTGGTTTTTCGGCACAAAAAGCATTAGGGACATTATTGGCGGGTATTCAGATAGCGATTACCCAACCCATAAGGCTGGACGATGTGGTTATTGTAGAAGGCGAATGGGGCAGGATAGAGGAGATTACCTTAACCTATGTGGTAGTAAAGATTTGGGATAAACGCAGGCTGGTGGTGCCCACGCCTTATTTTATAGAAAAACCCTTCCAGAACTGGACACGGAACTCGGCAGAGATATTAGGGACTGTATTTATTTATACCGATTTTCAGGTGGAAGTAGATAAGTTACGAACAGAACTAACAAGGCTGTTGGAAGGTTCTGATTTATGGGACGGACAGGTAAATGTGCTTCAGGTTACCGATGCCCGCGAAAGGGTAATGGAAATAAGGGCGCTTATGAGTTCTAAAGATTCCTCCATTTCCTGGGATTTGAGGGTATATGTCAGGGAAAAGCTTATTGAATTTATACAGAAAAATTATCCGGACAGCCTCCCGAGAACCCGTATAGCACTAAAAGAAGAGCCTAAAGGAGTAGATACTAATAATGATGAATAA